The proteins below are encoded in one region of Planctopirus limnophila DSM 3776:
- a CDS encoding NADH-quinone oxidoreductase subunit 5 family protein, translated as MTADSLIISCLMLAWLLPLAGCVVISVLRLKLSRLSAVPGWIGTGSLLVAFCLSLISAGVWLMTSPAETAAFQASSVSDVAAHETGNLLQRRLVGHWYSLAKFGEIDFPLGYAIDALTVLMFVLVTMISLAVHAYSLVYMADEQTESYQDHHLDHSAGETSERPGRFAHFYAALGLFTFAMLGIVLAHGLLQIFIFWELVGFSSYLLIGFYHERRTARLASMKAFLMNRVGDVGFVLGMTILLATCGTLLLYPVHDLNGTSASSVPMALPEAFQAAVEKAVPSQAIHDQANLIPTEQGISYALLVAAGLGLLAGCVGKSAQFPLHPWLADAMEGPTPVSALVHSATMVAAGVYLAARIAPLLLPEALLLLAYMGVVTLLLGASMAIVARDLKLVLAHSTISQLGLMLLGIGVGAWEAAIFHLITHAFFKSLLFLGAGSVIHTTHHEQDLEKLGGLRAHLPLTSLTMLIGVIALSGLAVPYVTIFGESLGFSGFHSKDAIVSGTMAFVLKNPHHILLLISVLLGACLTAAYSLRLWFKLFARDTPVDPALQQVHEGPWLMTWPLVVLAFFAAFCALGGEEGFVSTLVEESLSPAPAWFSDSTGEVVSIQWTNASDRHAVHGTAGAMALAAAWLGALIAWALYGLQAISSKDLSHQLTPLVRLASHRWYFDTLYRGLLVLPILNLARHTAWIDRILIDPFIDGCARLSERVSHASQWFDEAMINRFFDNMASSVWASGLSLRKAQTGHIRQYVLLATMAVIVLFLILFAWMPGDRAGR; from the coding sequence GTGACTGCCGATTCACTGATCATTTCCTGTCTGATGCTGGCCTGGCTCCTCCCACTTGCGGGATGTGTGGTGATCTCGGTGCTGCGCCTCAAGCTGAGTCGGCTCTCGGCAGTTCCCGGCTGGATCGGGACTGGCTCGTTACTGGTCGCCTTTTGCCTGAGCCTGATCAGTGCAGGTGTCTGGCTGATGACGAGCCCTGCTGAGACTGCTGCCTTTCAAGCGTCAAGTGTCAGCGATGTCGCCGCTCATGAAACTGGAAACTTGTTGCAGCGGCGACTGGTCGGGCACTGGTACTCACTGGCGAAATTCGGCGAGATCGATTTTCCGCTGGGTTATGCGATTGACGCGTTGACTGTGCTGATGTTTGTCCTCGTGACGATGATTTCACTGGCAGTCCATGCTTACTCGCTCGTTTACATGGCCGACGAACAGACGGAAAGCTATCAGGATCATCATCTCGATCATTCCGCCGGTGAAACTTCTGAGCGACCGGGCCGCTTTGCCCATTTCTATGCAGCTTTAGGCTTATTCACCTTTGCCATGCTGGGGATTGTCCTCGCTCATGGTCTGCTCCAGATTTTTATTTTCTGGGAACTTGTCGGCTTCTCCAGCTACTTACTGATTGGCTTCTATCACGAGCGGCGTACTGCCCGATTGGCATCGATGAAAGCCTTTCTCATGAATCGCGTGGGAGATGTGGGCTTCGTCCTCGGGATGACGATCCTGCTGGCAACTTGTGGCACACTCCTACTGTACCCGGTGCATGACTTGAATGGCACCTCTGCCAGCAGCGTGCCGATGGCTTTGCCAGAAGCTTTCCAGGCAGCCGTCGAGAAGGCTGTTCCCTCACAGGCAATACACGATCAGGCAAATCTGATACCCACAGAACAGGGGATCAGCTATGCGTTGCTGGTGGCTGCCGGTTTGGGTCTGCTGGCTGGTTGTGTGGGCAAAAGTGCCCAGTTTCCTTTGCATCCGTGGCTGGCAGATGCCATGGAAGGGCCGACTCCGGTTTCGGCTCTGGTGCACTCAGCGACGATGGTTGCGGCTGGAGTTTATCTCGCTGCCAGAATCGCTCCGCTATTGCTTCCTGAGGCGTTGTTGCTGCTGGCTTATATGGGTGTCGTGACCTTGCTGCTGGGGGCCAGCATGGCGATCGTTGCGCGAGACTTAAAACTTGTCCTCGCACATTCCACAATCAGTCAACTGGGGCTCATGCTCTTAGGAATTGGTGTCGGTGCGTGGGAAGCGGCGATTTTTCATCTGATCACCCATGCCTTCTTCAAATCACTATTGTTCCTGGGGGCCGGCAGCGTGATTCATACCACGCATCACGAGCAGGATCTGGAAAAGCTGGGTGGGTTAAGGGCCCACCTGCCACTGACATCACTGACGATGCTCATCGGAGTGATTGCTCTTTCGGGGTTGGCTGTCCCTTATGTGACGATTTTTGGAGAGAGCCTGGGCTTTTCGGGGTTTCATTCCAAAGACGCCATTGTCTCGGGGACGATGGCGTTTGTACTGAAGAATCCCCATCACATTCTGCTCTTAATCAGTGTACTGCTGGGTGCCTGCCTGACTGCGGCTTACAGTCTGCGGTTATGGTTCAAGCTCTTTGCCCGGGATACGCCCGTTGATCCTGCTCTGCAGCAGGTTCACGAAGGCCCATGGCTGATGACATGGCCGCTCGTGGTGCTGGCGTTCTTTGCTGCATTCTGTGCATTGGGTGGTGAAGAGGGGTTTGTATCCACATTGGTAGAAGAAAGTCTGAGCCCTGCCCCCGCCTGGTTCAGTGACTCGACTGGTGAAGTGGTTTCCATTCAATGGACGAATGCCAGTGATCGCCATGCCGTTCATGGAACGGCCGGTGCCATGGCTTTGGCCGCTGCCTGGCTGGGAGCTTTGATTGCGTGGGCGCTGTATGGATTGCAGGCGATATCATCAAAGGATCTGTCGCATCAGTTGACGCCTCTGGTCAGGCTGGCGAGTCATCGCTGGTATTTTGATACGCTATACCGTGGGCTTCTGGTACTTCCCATTCTGAATCTGGCCAGACACACCGCCTGGATTGACCGAATTCTCATTGATCCATTCATTGATGGTTGTGCCCGCTTAAGTGAGCGAGTTTCTCATGCCAGCCAGTGGTTCGATGAAGCGATGATCAACCGCTTTTTTGACAACATGGCCAGCAGCGTCTGGGCCTCCGGTTTATCGCTGAGAAAAGCACAGACGGGACATATTCGCCAGTATGTGCTGCTGGCCACCATGGCTGTGATTGTGCTGTTCCTGATTTTGTTTGCCTGGATGCCGGGAGATCGGGCCGGGCGCTGA
- a CDS encoding complex I subunit 4 family protein, with the protein MFADPQFLMSCALFLPVLWGLGLFGFPSRAVSAIRWYALAGACCELAITVQLAGIALGWIDASPAVNASTTSLRNDILLGMSLPWIPTWNVNYSLGVDGFSLPLILLTSLIFVLSIVASWSIKTHIRGFLFLLLLLETGVMGVFLALDFFLFFVMWEVMLLPMYFLIGLWGGPRREYAAIKFFLYTLAGGVCLLMAMLMVYSASGGSFDLLELARMAQGQAPKPGMDLDQGIALTAAMGDTSLQWRVFVLLLIAFLIKLPAVPLHTWLPDAHVEAPTPVSMILAGILLKLGGYGFLRIAIPICPLGFAEWAWFMVALGVFCVLYGALAALAQSDFKRLVAYSSVSHMGYVLMGLGAFRFQELTGVVLNPDFSTMGLSAATFQMVAHGIVSAGMFFVVGVLYDRVKHRDLRQFGGIASLQPHFSAIAAGIFFAGLGLPGLCGFIGEAFSIFSVWHVDRFFSVGGALGMILTAGYILWALQRVYLGPTYTGPNREYLTEINFREYTVGYILLAFAIGLGVYPAMALNVIEPASRQLVQQISGSQERQLSLNRASIESPLDK; encoded by the coding sequence ATGTTTGCCGACCCGCAATTCCTGATGAGCTGTGCTCTGTTCCTGCCTGTCCTGTGGGGTCTGGGTCTGTTTGGTTTTCCATCCAGAGCTGTGAGTGCGATTCGCTGGTATGCACTGGCCGGGGCCTGCTGCGAACTGGCAATCACTGTGCAACTGGCTGGAATTGCTCTGGGTTGGATCGACGCTTCACCCGCAGTGAATGCATCCACAACGAGTTTAAGAAACGACATTCTGCTGGGCATGAGCCTGCCGTGGATTCCCACCTGGAATGTGAATTACTCGCTGGGAGTCGATGGCTTCAGCCTGCCACTCATCCTCTTGACCTCGCTGATTTTTGTGCTTTCGATTGTGGCATCATGGAGTATTAAAACTCACATTCGAGGATTTCTGTTTCTGCTGTTGCTGCTGGAAACAGGGGTCATGGGTGTCTTCCTGGCCCTGGATTTCTTTCTGTTTTTTGTCATGTGGGAAGTGATGCTGCTCCCGATGTACTTTCTCATCGGTCTGTGGGGTGGCCCACGCCGGGAGTATGCCGCGATTAAATTCTTCCTGTACACGCTGGCGGGCGGTGTTTGTCTGCTGATGGCCATGTTGATGGTCTATTCTGCTTCGGGAGGAAGTTTTGATCTGCTTGAGCTGGCCCGCATGGCTCAGGGGCAGGCACCAAAGCCAGGAATGGATCTGGATCAGGGAATTGCATTGACGGCAGCCATGGGTGATACCAGTCTGCAATGGAGAGTCTTCGTGCTCCTCCTGATTGCCTTTCTGATCAAGCTGCCGGCTGTTCCCCTGCATACCTGGCTACCTGATGCTCACGTCGAAGCTCCGACTCCTGTGAGTATGATCCTCGCAGGGATTCTCTTGAAACTGGGTGGGTATGGCTTCTTGCGAATTGCGATTCCGATCTGCCCGCTGGGGTTTGCCGAATGGGCGTGGTTCATGGTGGCGCTCGGCGTGTTCTGTGTACTGTATGGCGCACTGGCAGCGCTGGCTCAGAGTGATTTCAAACGATTGGTGGCTTATAGCTCAGTCAGCCACATGGGCTATGTGCTGATGGGTCTGGGAGCTTTCCGTTTTCAGGAATTGACGGGTGTTGTCCTCAATCCCGACTTTTCCACCATGGGACTTTCCGCGGCTACCTTCCAGATGGTGGCTCACGGGATTGTCTCTGCCGGGATGTTCTTTGTTGTGGGTGTGCTTTACGACCGTGTCAAACATCGCGATCTACGTCAGTTTGGCGGGATTGCCAGCCTGCAACCTCACTTCTCAGCGATTGCTGCGGGGATTTTCTTCGCTGGTCTGGGTCTGCCGGGTCTGTGCGGGTTTATCGGCGAAGCGTTCTCGATCTTTTCGGTCTGGCATGTGGATCGATTCTTCTCAGTTGGCGGTGCCCTGGGGATGATTCTGACTGCAGGTTACATCCTCTGGGCGTTGCAGCGGGTTTATCTCGGGCCAACGTACACCGGCCCCAATCGCGAGTACCTGACAGAGATCAATTTTCGAGAATATACTGTCGGCTATATTCTGCTGGCCTTTGCGATTGGCCTGGGTGTCTATCCTGCGATGGCCCTCAACGTGATTGAACCCGCATCCCGGCAACTGGTTCAACAGATCAGTGGTAGCCAGGAACGACAACTTTCTTTGAATCGAGCCAGCATTGAATCGCCATTGGACAAATAA